A section of the Oncorhynchus tshawytscha isolate Ot180627B linkage group LG09, Otsh_v2.0, whole genome shotgun sequence genome encodes:
- the LOC112257663 gene encoding gap junction beta-1 protein-like isoform X2 produces the protein MNWASFYAVISGVNRHSTGIGRVWLSVLFIFRILVLVVAAESVWGDEKSGFTCNTQQPGCNSVCYDHFFPISHIRLWALQLILVSTPALLVAMHVAHRRHIDKKLYKLSGRANPKDLEQIKTQKMKIAGALWWTYIISLFFRIIFEVTFMYLFYMIYPGYKMIRLVKCDSYPCPNTVDCFVSRPTEKTVFTVFMLAVSGICILLNIAEVVFLVGKACSRHLSNAGDSTMGAWITQKLCSY, from the coding sequence ATGAACTGGGCGTCCTTTTATGCCGTCATCAGCGGTGTAAACAGACACTCCACGGGCATCGGTCGCGTCTGGCTCTCTGTTCTTTTCATTTTCCGTATCCTAGTCCTGGTGGTTGCAGCAGAGAGTGTGTGGGGTGACGAGAAGTCCGGCTTCACCTGTAATACCCAGCAGCCCGGCTGCAACAGTGTCTGTTATGACCACTTCTTCCCCATCTCACATATCCGTCTGTGGGCCCTGCAGCTAATTCTGGTGTCCACCCCAGCCCTGCTGGTGGCCATGCATGTGGCCCACCGCCGACACATCGACAAAAAACTCTACAAGCTGTCTGGCCGGGCCAACCCCAAGGACCTGGAGCAAATCAAGACCCAGAAGATGAAGATTGCAGGTGCACTTTGGTGGACATACATCATCAGCCTCTTCTTCCGCATCATCTTTGAGGTAACCTTCATGTACCTCTTCTACATGATCTACCCTGGCTATAAGATGATCCGGCTGGTCAAGTGTGACTCGTACCCCTGCCCCAACACAGTGGACTGCTTTGTGTCCAGGCCCACAGAGAAGACCGTCTTCACTGTGTTCATGCTGGCTGTGTCAGGGATCTGCATCCTGCTCAACATCGCAGAGGTCGTCTTCCTAGTGGGAAAGGCCTGTAGTAGGCACTTAAGCAATGCTGGAGACTCAACCATGGGAGCATGGATCACCCAAAAGCTCTGCTCCTACTAG
- the LOC112259337 gene encoding gap junction alpha-3 protein-like has translation MADWNLLGKLLESAQEHSTVVGKVWLTVLFIFRILVLGAAAEKVWGDEQSGFTCDTKQPGCQNVCYDKTFPISHIRFWVLQIIFVSTPTLIYLGHILHLVRMEEKQKQKEKDLAEQLAIHNDKQQLLPDAKPKKPPVRDDLGRVRLQGVLLRTYVFNIIFKTLFEVGFIIAQYLLYGFELKPLYTCNRSPCPNVVNCYISRPTEKTIFILFMLAVACISLVLNIVEMYHLGFTKCRRYRHLQTPCETGSKAPSEAVVPSVPNYNYFPRHHPAPEPYHADQYIMNEPDSAYHPYNSKVAYKQNRDNLAVEMNSKPEGGDTTERKGSSSAPESPSEKQRRPSRSSKHSNSKTRLDDLKI, from the coding sequence ATGGCGGACTGGAACTTGTTGGGCAAGCTTCTGGAGAGTGCCCAGGAGCACTCCACTGTAGTGGGCAAGGTCTGGCTGACCGTGCTCTTCATCTTCAGGATCCTGGTGCTTGGAGCTGCAGCTGAGAAAGTGTGGGGTGATGAGCAGTCTGGCTTCACCTGTGACACCAAGCAGCCTGGTTGTCAGAATGTCTGCTATGACAAGACTTTCCCCATCTCTCATATCCGCTTCTGGGTGCTGCAGATCATCTTCGTGTCCACGCCCACTCTCATCTACCTGGGCCACATCCTGCACCTGGTGCGCATGGAGGAGAAACAGAAGCAGAAGGAGAAAGACTTGGCTGAGCAACTGGCCATCCACAATGACAAGCAGCAGCTGCTGCCTGACGCCAAACCCAAGAAGCCCCCCGTCCGGGACGACCTGGGCCGCGTCCGCCTGCAGGGGGTCCTGCTGCGCACATACGTCTTCAACATCATCTTCAAAACCCTGTTCGAGGTGGGATTTATCATAGCTCAGTACCTGCTCTATGGGTTTGAGCTGAAACCTCTGTACACCTGTAACCGCTCACCCTGTCCCAACGTGGTGAACTGCTACATCTCCAGGCCCACAGAGAAGACGATCTTCATCCTCTTCATGTTGGCAGTGGCATGCATATCTCTGGTGCTGAACATAGTGGAGATGTATCACCTGGGGTTCACCAAGTGCCGCCGGTACAGACACCTCCAGACCCCATGTGAGACAGGGTCCAAGGCCCCCAGCGAGGCAGTGGTGCCTTCTGTCCCAAACTATAACTACTTCCCTAGGCACCACCCAGCCCCTGAGCCCTACCATGCAGACCAGTACATCATGAATGAGCCTGACTCTGCCTACCACCCCTACAACAGCAAAGTGGCTTACAAGCAGAACAGAGACAACCTGGCCgtagagatgaacagtaaacCAGAAGGGGGTGACACCACAGAAAGGAAAGGCTCCAGTTCTGCTCCAGAGTCGCCTTCAGAGAAACAACGGCGACCCAGTCGATCCAGCAAGCACAGCAATAGTAAGACCAGACTAGACGATCTGAAGATCTGA
- the LOC112257663 gene encoding gap junction beta-1 protein-like isoform X1 has translation MPLTPPDELDLESKMNWASFYAVISGVNRHSTGIGRVWLSVLFIFRILVLVVAAESVWGDEKSGFTCNTQQPGCNSVCYDHFFPISHIRLWALQLILVSTPALLVAMHVAHRRHIDKKLYKLSGRANPKDLEQIKTQKMKIAGALWWTYIISLFFRIIFEVTFMYLFYMIYPGYKMIRLVKCDSYPCPNTVDCFVSRPTEKTVFTVFMLAVSGICILLNIAEVVFLVGKACSRHLSNAGDSTMGAWITQKLCSY, from the exons ATGCCTCTTACACCTCCTGATGAGCTTG ACCTGGAATCGAAAATGAACTGGGCGTCCTTTTATGCCGTCATCAGCGGTGTAAACAGACACTCCACGGGCATCGGTCGCGTCTGGCTCTCTGTTCTTTTCATTTTCCGTATCCTAGTCCTGGTGGTTGCAGCAGAGAGTGTGTGGGGTGACGAGAAGTCCGGCTTCACCTGTAATACCCAGCAGCCCGGCTGCAACAGTGTCTGTTATGACCACTTCTTCCCCATCTCACATATCCGTCTGTGGGCCCTGCAGCTAATTCTGGTGTCCACCCCAGCCCTGCTGGTGGCCATGCATGTGGCCCACCGCCGACACATCGACAAAAAACTCTACAAGCTGTCTGGCCGGGCCAACCCCAAGGACCTGGAGCAAATCAAGACCCAGAAGATGAAGATTGCAGGTGCACTTTGGTGGACATACATCATCAGCCTCTTCTTCCGCATCATCTTTGAGGTAACCTTCATGTACCTCTTCTACATGATCTACCCTGGCTATAAGATGATCCGGCTGGTCAAGTGTGACTCGTACCCCTGCCCCAACACAGTGGACTGCTTTGTGTCCAGGCCCACAGAGAAGACCGTCTTCACTGTGTTCATGCTGGCTGTGTCAGGGATCTGCATCCTGCTCAACATCGCAGAGGTCGTCTTCCTAGTGGGAAAGGCCTGTAGTAGGCACTTAAGCAATGCTGGAGACTCAACCATGGGAGCATGGATCACCCAAAAGCTCTGCTCCTACTAG